The Bicyclus anynana chromosome 4, ilBicAnyn1.1, whole genome shotgun sequence DNA window CAGAATGTGTTCCATACGAAAAACACACGCTGCGTAGCGTATTCTATATTGATTTCATGCAATTTGTTTTCCGAACACGGGCAACGAGTGTATGCAGCCGGCCTTATAGCTGTGCTGTTTGCCGTATTGGAATCTCAGAACGGCCTCGAAATTTGGCGTATACTATACCTTTGTGTAGAAAACCCAACATGTGGCTGCAACAACAACAAGGGTTGTTACGATAGTGCCAACTATTCCCCATATCTGTCCAGAGTTTGGAAAAGCAGAATTAGGCCTTCGGTCTGATTCTTCACAAGTACAAAAtgataatatcataaatatcataattttgatttcacaaataatttagatattttttggcACTAAAAGTATTCTTTGACGGGAAAATTAAAAAGACAACAGTGTTCCTATTTGAGAGCATAGAGAATTGGgaggttttatttttcttttactgataggtacttacctattttttatCAAGTAGATATGTACTGCATCCTCTGTGTCTCGAACCGGTAATAGTTTTCACCTACCTATTGATGGTTCATGTTGCACTcgaacaataataatatgaataaagctttaacttcatactataattGAACGGAAAGAGCAGTGTTTGTcaactccccactaggtggtaCCGAAcacgaagatatcaagcgggttgcagggagccgctggatgctggcgactcgcgACCGTGAAGAGGCTcatgtccagcattggacgtccatcggcatgattatgatgatgaacatgCATTGACTACCTAATATATGCCTATGCCTTAATAGCTTAATGTGCCGGACTCACACCGAGTGGTCATAGGTTATTTTTTGAATAGGTACGACAGGGCGATTCCCTGGACTTGTCGTAGCAACTCCCAACAGTCGgtcgtattaaaaaaatacctatatactTAATTGTGGCAAGTATACTTgttaaactaaacaaataacTGCGCCCCATTGTTTCACTcgtgtattatttaataaataaaaattgctgTTCATGTGGGCTTCCTTTATCAGCTCTTCTCGGCAATCCTCCTGTCGAGCAAcgcaatttaataatttatactgCTTACGTAGGTACTAAAGACCCACACAACAtagttacataaattataatttttccatTAATATCTCataactatacctacctactataatacATAGAACTTTTGCCTCCTTAGCGGATTTATTTAAAACCTTTCGAGGAAAAAGGCTCATTCAAATCAAGACATTACTATATTTACATACCTACCGACACATACACATGaatccaaggccgtaaaataaaaaaaatacacatgtAGGTAGAACGGTAAATCCCCTTTGAAATGtcaaattcataattcattGTCAGTCTTCTCATCTCCTGACAAAGTTTTAAGACTTGTGTGAGTACGTACATCATAAAGTTTAATAAACGCGtaaatttaatcaataataaactGTGAAATGTAAacgatttaattattaacaattacatATTTCTAGCGTTGTTATTATTGCATAGGTATTCTTTTGAGGAATATTTCTTAGTTGCTTAGTAATTATGGGCTGCTTTTGGTCTAGACAGGTAGGTGTAGTAtttattaacctatttatttttaattttaattaaaaacatttctgTACGATCTATAAGGTGTGACAAAAACCCGAGTTTTTCCGCACATCCGCTTAGGTGcgtttacctatttattttcaatataattccTTCCATAACTCCAACTTTATTATGAAAATCTTTGCTGAAAGCTCTGAAGTAATAAAAATCCGTTTACTTACTAGTTTCGGAGAGTACCTACTGTAGACAGAAaggctaaataaattaaagtcaacTAAAATTAACTGTCGTCAAATAATGTCAAACGTACTCATTACTCAATTCTCTAGAATCTTTTATTTCCCTCAATTAATTCCCTGATTATTTGCCGTGACCTATTTGGATACGTaattctttaatattataaaggcgaaagtttgtgtgtaagtgtgtttcttagaccattaataactcgcggacgcggttcgcacccaaattcaccaacaaaaaagagACGacgagggggacgaggtaaactcacacatcgaaaacatttaacaccattaagtatattctgtgtccatacactacacacaactataaatttgactcgcaatacacacacgcgtaatttttacacacactaacaaacacattgtgcacagtaaaaataaatacaagcagtatactcggccgtatttttgaaataaatacttacagcgcgcggtacgtaaacatgtgctagggctgcctgcctccagcattttaattacatttgccaaatttgtatttccatttagttttgtgattgtaaatatactttttttatgtaaacaaataaaatattttgtaaattgtagtaaaataggaagtgatcaataaaatgcgtgttgttttttgattggtagatttaaataaggctgatactaatcaatgaccttgaaggataggtcgtattcatatgtttattttggtgatgccatctaggtattacctccacactacgtgaccaaatattaaacgggccacgcgcagtgtagggttccgtagattatgttagccttttaatcccttatgtttttctcaatttcaaagcctttattattccttacattattacataaaacaagtttttcaattaataagagtaacagttttaattttttttttctatgttagtatattgttagtgtatctgttttaagtttagtatgttagtgagttagtcttatttctaattaataaaatctatttaactagtaagttgaaattgaaattgaggtatagctcgcgtttcgacctctagtatgaagtcaaactactgcttgcatatttactgtgacattgcttagacttaccacagattaaatacatagaatattcgattactgatcgatgtttggctgtttcgtcaaaataatcgattctttttataaattgtttttattaaaaatttgataaaattaaggtttaaatactttcaaatgaaacgttactccatcttttactaaactataaggttttggccgttttttatgccatttaactacacaaaccggcttTTTTAGGGAGCCCCTTACACGaggaaaacgattacaacaatgaaacatcgattcgatagcaacagtttttataaacgcattagatcatagatttttgatctttgccagaggggtaacggttagcgaaccgcgtccagttattaTTGGTCTaaggtatgtttgtttctcttttacgctgcggatactgaagcgattttgctgaaattttactctggattaacacataggctacttttcatcccggtaaaatccatggttcccgcgggatttgtgaaaaactgaattccacgcggacgaagtcgcgggcgtccgctattaataCATAAATTTAGGGAACTTCAAAATTGTAATGCAATAAAGatggttttttttaaccgacttcaaaaaggaggaggttctcaattcagtcggtatttttttttttttatgtatgtacaccgattactcaaagacacctggaccgatttcaaagattctttttttgtttgaaacggtatagtccccatttagTCCCATTgacatcatgtcaagatctgatgatggaatcctggagaaattgaggggaactttcaaaaattatatgggtgtctagtgtgttcgtaaacttttccatttagtacttttaagcactacaatttcatgaaggtttaaaatcgatctgatgatggaggcataaaacagacgagggaactcctcagcgatttacagcagttaccttgtgtttgggcttgattaatttgtattaatgagaactttccacatagatagattgtgactgtcatttaggggtttggtgatgaagacccaggacaattaagggaactccttaacagtttacagtaactaccttgtgtttggccttgattagttcgtattgctgagaactttctacctagatgagttctgtctgttattaggggtctgatgatgaagaccaaggtcaattaagggaaccccttaacggtttacggtagctaccatgtgcttgggcttgattaatttgtattgctgagaattctgtaccaagatgggttgtgactgtcattaggggtctgatgtattcgtttgaaatgaaattttacactaaaaatggaaaaataatgaaaattttaataaaaaaaaatacaaccgacttcaaaacctaacaacgtacccactaaactaaaaagtgaaaaataacttcataatatgttctacctgctgatcagtatgaaggcggtgcttagccggtgttgtcttaatttaagccatttctgacaggaccacatgaaacaacactgtctgcaaaatctaaatctataagatattctcacatggcttgaattaatacatcaccggcttagcaccgccttcatactgatcagcaggtagaacatattatgaaattatttttcactttttagtttagtgggtacgttgttaggttttgaagtcggttgtattttttttattaaaattttttcttaaatgtacctaaataaaaacttaaatttttcAGGGTTGTGAGCGTTGTGTGCACTGTGACCGCAAAGCAGTAAATAATTTAGTGATCATCGATCATGTTTGTGAGATTTGTATCAGTAGAGCAACAGCTACTAGAACTCATCATGTTAGagtaaatatgtattattctttaattgaacattaataaattattccaATAGTAATACTGCTAATTATATTGGTTTTTAATTCTGAACTTTGGGTTACAGTCATCGGCTGGCCCAAAATTTGGAGAATACCGCTGCAACTCTTGTAGCCGTTACTGGACTAGTCGTCTGTGCTGGCCAGATAAATATCAGAtgtgtaaatattgtaaaaaacccACACTGCCTTATCAATATGTaagttttaaactattattgatattatgtattttataagaaCATAGAAGAACAtgcaatatatattatgtatgttgtATAAAGTATTGGTTTTCATAAATCATGATCAATTGTACAAACCTATAATTTTGTACTAAAAGTATCAGGtttgaatttattcaaaatcaacccatattatataatcggctcactatttggctcactgctgagctcgagtctcctctcagaatgagataggGTCAGTAGTCCACTAgtcaccacactggcccaatgcggattggcagacttcacacactcagagaattaagaaaattctctggtatgcaggttttctcacgagacaagtggtatttaatttcttaaaatgcaaacaactgaaaagttggaggtgcataccccgaaccggattagaaacccacaccctccggaatctgaggcagaggtcatattgactgggctatcacggctctaaattgaatttattattataaagataagatAACATTTTATTGACTCAAAAGAACAAtatataaagtttaatttttgtccatgaaaattttactgatttcagAGAGACTTGAACTTTTCTGATACAGCAGACTCTAGTGACAGTGAGAGGCAAGAACATGAGAAAAATCTCTGTCAAATGTGTCAACAACTGGGGTACTCCTGCAAgaattttggtaaaaaaaagaaacctcaAACTACCCGCAAGTCAAAGACCTGAGCATCAAAAATAAGACACACAAAAAAATGGTGATGTTTTAGAATTATATAAATCTCAACCTTAACTATATTAAGTATagtaatattcaaaatattttgtatgaatttattttatattttatatggaaaataaaatgatgtatttgagttacttaattttttattttgagaaaTGTAATTTTGGTTGAAACAGGTTTCCTATTGTCTCAATAAATTTTTTATGCTTAAATTTCCTCAATAAAGTCAGCGGTAGATCTTCAGAAAAGTTTTCTTTGTTAGCTGCCATGTAAGCAAAAAGTGCCAGAAATATAACTGCTAGTTCTTCAATATCATTGTCATTTGCTAAATTTGCAATTGCTGCAAATTTAATGAACACCGTAGTTACTTGACTATCATTTAGTGGCAGTTTGAAAAATTTgtactgaaaataaaatataaattattatttattacacctACCTAGAgaaatcttatttaattttaaatcatattttggcCAAACTGTGCCTGCGGGTTTCAACCAAGtataaaatcttgtatatttctGCAggaatatcaaataaaaataagtttaagttactcatttcaatatattgatgaatattgattttgtagtatataaataggataagatataattttcaaataaatggaAATTAATGGAAACAAGAAAAGATATGATATATTCTTGTATCTTGTatcattacaataaaaattgcctttcatttttaaaatatgtatatatcaCATGCTCCACAATGGGAAAGATATTGCAGTTTAGATTTAAGGAACTGTATTTGGAGAGCAGGAGTAATCTCTCAGTTTTGGATTATCATTAAGACTATGTCATAACATTGGGCATATTTCCAGTATtactttaatctatacttataataaatctgtagaggtcaattctgtacacaagatatatttccaaaataaggCGATAAGTGATCAATACCGGATGccaaaaatgtctgtctgtctatatgttcgttatagaaacaaaaactactcgccggattttataaaaacaaaaactactcgccGGAACAAAAGTTGCTACAATTATTcctcatactcctgggcaggttacagtgtagttttcatcacgctacgatcaataggagcagagcagtgaagggaaatgttgggaaaatggcaaaagttactccatttttacagtgatactgctgtaagggctggattaaagaggtctaagggcggacgaagtcgcaggcatccgctaggttataaataaattaacaatattcattaaaagtttTGAACTTACCCTAGTGGTGGCCACAAAGCTTTGCATACAGTACATCAGACATGATTTTGTAGATTCTGTGTGGTTAGATTTTTCTGCTACACACAATAAAAGTAATGCATTATGGAagatatcaaatatttttacatttccaaACACTGTGCTCAAACTGTCCCATATTTGGTACCATTCTTGTAGGATTGTGGAACTTAAAGCCTGAAAAGGaaagatataatataaaaacagcaaaaaatttattttttgatttagatTAACTTAgcactttaaaacaaaaatgcatAAATGAAtccatgaaattaaaaatagtgcCATCACAACCCCAAATATTTTTGGGTTCCCACACTATGGGGATACAGATTTATTTTCTCAAACATGAAGTGAAGAAAATTGCAGTTTTCTGATTTTAAGGGACTGATTTAATGTTATCTAAAACTTTATTagattaatttgtataaaatttactTAAGTGGGCTGAAGCATGGTGCGGGTGCGAGTTGCCTTATGattaatacatactattatcgtgaattgcgacaaactttcaagagtgaaacaaactgtcaacCACACCATGCTATAGCACACAAACTGTAGCTccaaatacatttaattaattgGTCGACTATAAATGTGTAATTTGCATTTACCTGTtagtttttcttgtaataattttatactatttctGTGAATTTTTTCATGTATTGATAAACAACCATTTAACAAACAAAGGGGGGTCacaccaacaaaaaaatatcattttaaagcttaatattttacaaaaagatcTCTGAATTGAAAATTGTCTCCGAAagacacaatatattttttaaagacctatcctaGCAGTGTGTGTGCAGTGATAATGCTCCTTTAGGTAACACGCAAATTAGCTTAGTCTGTCACATTTGGCTCAAGCAAAATAGACTTTAGTTTTTAGTACTAGACAATAGCTTTGTTTGGAAATTACAGTTTTCTTCTATTCCTTTGATTTGCACAGTGACATCGGGACACACcttgtatagatttattatagtattatttatttacctttgaCAGCCATAATGACAAATGCTCTAAATCCATTTCTTTGTGTATGTGCATTCCACTAACAACCTCAACAAATGTGTTTCCGGGTGGATTCCAGAGATGTCTGAAGTAATACATGTTCAAAGGATTTATATTCCTTAACTTACTTTTCAGCCATACACTTTCTTTctctgtaaataaaattaagtattttaatcaatgaagtaattttttttaattac harbors:
- the LOC112045637 gene encoding zinc finger CCHC domain-containing protein 24 isoform X2 — encoded protein: MGCFWSRQGCERCVHCDRKAVNNLVIIDHVCEICISRATATRTHHSSAGPKFGEYRCNSCSRYWTSRLCWPDKYQMCKYCKKPTLPYQYRDLNFSDTADSSDSERQEHEKNLCQMCQQLGYSCKNFGKKKKPQTTRKSKT
- the LOC112045637 gene encoding zinc finger CCHC domain-containing protein 24 isoform X1, whose product is MGCFWSRQGCERCVHCDRKAVNNLVIIDHVCEICISRATATRTHHVRSSAGPKFGEYRCNSCSRYWTSRLCWPDKYQMCKYCKKPTLPYQYRDLNFSDTADSSDSERQEHEKNLCQMCQQLGYSCKNFGKKKKPQTTRKSKT